In Perca flavescens isolate YP-PL-M2 chromosome 7, PFLA_1.0, whole genome shotgun sequence, the following proteins share a genomic window:
- the tmem240a gene encoding transmembrane protein 240 — translation MIFMILGASVVMAIACLMDMNALLDRFHNYILPHLRGEDRVCHCNCGRHHVHYVIPYDGDHSLVDSSENYFVSDSVTKQEMDLMLGLLLGFCISWLLLWLDGVLHCAVRAWKASRYYDTPSWSWLPQFCNLRDLRRRAQLRQLEDSSGNMVHIKQKLYHNGHPSPRHL, via the exons ATGATTTTTATGATTCTTGGTGCTTCAGTTGTAATG GCGATAGCCTGTTTAATGGACATGAACGCACTACTGGATCGCTTTCACAACTACATCTTACCGCATCTACGAGGGGAGGACCGCGTCTGTCACTGCAACTGTGGAAG GCATCATGTCCACTATGTAATCCCATATGATGGGGACCATTCCTTGGTGGACTCATCAGAGAACTACTTTGTGAGTGACAGTGTGACCAAGCAGGAGATGGACTTGATGCTAGGGCTGCTGCTGGGCTTCTGCATCAGCTGGCTGCTGCTGTGGCTGGACGGAGTCCTACACTGTGCCGTCAGGGCCTGGAAGGCAAGCCGTTACTACG ATACCCCGTCCTGGTCATGGCTGCCCCAGTTCTGCAACCTTCGAGACCTCCGTCGCCGAGCCCAGCTCAGACAGCTCGAAGACTCCAGCGGCAACATGGTCCACATCAAGCAGAAGCTCTACCACAACGGCCACCCTAGTCCCCGCCACCTCTGa
- the otud3 gene encoding OTU domain-containing protein 3 isoform X1, giving the protein MSRKQTSKPVRSNKKSELERKKDERAARRAIVKDRKNRPQDGDEGAEFVSFSNQLQALGLKLREVPGDGNCLFRALGDQLEGHSRGHLRLRQETVQYMMSHRQDFEPFVEDDIPFAQHLSNLSQPGTFAGNDAIVAFARSQQVKVVIHQLNAPLWEINGAEKQACRELHIAYRYGDHYDSVRRTGDNSENPAQLRIENLQNSQGQQREFGDGQRDRWKNPSPTASEEDNVILSSIRNQGIQGDEENLLQLSAATINAEWLVGSVLGRSCQGPCASGSCSACRAAATDCNEHKQPAEDSNVLNPKVSNKQRKEQQRQEKKKRQEERHRQKFLQSKGSQDQNQNLPEAVTLVPALNTLSI; this is encoded by the exons ATGTCTAGGAAGCAGACGTCAAAACCTGTTCGGAGCAACAAGAAGAGTGAACTGGAACGCAAGAAGGATGAGCGGGCAGCACGCAGGGCCATTGTAAAGGACCGCAAGAACCGGCCTCAGGATGGCGACGAAGGAGCAGAGTTTGTCAGTTTCTCCAATCAGCTCCAGGCCCTGGGGCTCAAGCTGAGAGAAGTCCCCGGAGATGG GAACTGCCTGTTCAGAGCTTTAGGTGACCAGTTAGAGGGTCACTCCCGGGGTCACCTGCGGCTTCGGCAGGAGACTGTCCAGTATATGATGTCCCATCGACAAGACTTTGAACCCTTTGTTGAGGACGACATTCCCTTTGCACAGCACT TGTCCAACCTCTCTCAGCCTGGTACGTTTGCAGGCAATGACGCTATTGTGGCTTTTGCTCGCAGTCAACAGGTGAAAGTGGTCATCCATCAGCTCAACGCACCACTGTGGGAG ATAAATGGTGCCGAGAAGCAGGCATGCAGAGAGCTACACATTGCCTATCGCTATGGAGATCATTATGACAGTGTGAGGCGGACTGGAGACAACTCTGAGAATCCTGCTCAGCTCCGCATAGAG AATCTGCAGAATTCACAAGGCCAGCAGCGTGAGTTTGGGGACGGTCAGAGGGACAGATGGAAAAACCCGTCTCCCACAGCCTCAGAGGAGGACAACGTGATCCTCAGCTCCATCAGGAATCAAGGAATCCAGG GTGATGAGGAGAATCTGCTCCAGCTGAGTGCGGCAACCATCAACGCAGAATGGCTTGTTGGCTCCGTGCTGGGCCGGTCCTGCCAGGGCCCGTGTGCCTCAGGATCCTGCTCAGCCTGCAGAGCTGCTGCCACAGACTGCAATGAGCATAAACAGCCAGCAGAGGACAGCAACGTACTAAACCCAAAG GTATCTAATAAGCAGAGGAAAGAGCAGCAGCgtcaggagaagaagaagcgtCAGGAGGAGAGGCATCGGCAGAAATTTCTCCAGAGTAAAGGAAGtcaggaccagaaccagaacctgCCAGAGGCTGTCACTTTAGTACCAGCTCTCAACACTCTCAGCATATAG
- the otud3 gene encoding OTU domain-containing protein 3 isoform X2 — protein MNCLFRALGDQLEGHSRGHLRLRQETVQYMMSHRQDFEPFVEDDIPFAQHLSNLSQPGTFAGNDAIVAFARSQQVKVVIHQLNAPLWEINGAEKQACRELHIAYRYGDHYDSVRRTGDNSENPAQLRIENLQNSQGQQREFGDGQRDRWKNPSPTASEEDNVILSSIRNQGIQGDEENLLQLSAATINAEWLVGSVLGRSCQGPCASGSCSACRAAATDCNEHKQPAEDSNVLNPKVSNKQRKEQQRQEKKKRQEERHRQKFLQSKGSQDQNQNLPEAVTLVPALNTLSI, from the exons AT GAACTGCCTGTTCAGAGCTTTAGGTGACCAGTTAGAGGGTCACTCCCGGGGTCACCTGCGGCTTCGGCAGGAGACTGTCCAGTATATGATGTCCCATCGACAAGACTTTGAACCCTTTGTTGAGGACGACATTCCCTTTGCACAGCACT TGTCCAACCTCTCTCAGCCTGGTACGTTTGCAGGCAATGACGCTATTGTGGCTTTTGCTCGCAGTCAACAGGTGAAAGTGGTCATCCATCAGCTCAACGCACCACTGTGGGAG ATAAATGGTGCCGAGAAGCAGGCATGCAGAGAGCTACACATTGCCTATCGCTATGGAGATCATTATGACAGTGTGAGGCGGACTGGAGACAACTCTGAGAATCCTGCTCAGCTCCGCATAGAG AATCTGCAGAATTCACAAGGCCAGCAGCGTGAGTTTGGGGACGGTCAGAGGGACAGATGGAAAAACCCGTCTCCCACAGCCTCAGAGGAGGACAACGTGATCCTCAGCTCCATCAGGAATCAAGGAATCCAGG GTGATGAGGAGAATCTGCTCCAGCTGAGTGCGGCAACCATCAACGCAGAATGGCTTGTTGGCTCCGTGCTGGGCCGGTCCTGCCAGGGCCCGTGTGCCTCAGGATCCTGCTCAGCCTGCAGAGCTGCTGCCACAGACTGCAATGAGCATAAACAGCCAGCAGAGGACAGCAACGTACTAAACCCAAAG GTATCTAATAAGCAGAGGAAAGAGCAGCAGCgtcaggagaagaagaagcgtCAGGAGGAGAGGCATCGGCAGAAATTTCTCCAGAGTAAAGGAAGtcaggaccagaaccagaacctgCCAGAGGCTGTCACTTTAGTACCAGCTCTCAACACTCTCAGCATATAG